The following coding sequences are from one Bacteroidales bacterium window:
- a CDS encoding fibrobacter succinogenes major paralogous domain-containing protein has protein sequence MRHIKGMLIVLCFIVIGNSLIKAQTEQSVKDFDGNVYKTVKIGNQTWMTENLKTTHFNDGTAIPYVTDNTDWVYLTTPGYCWYENNPNSNKNTYGALYNWWAVKSDKLCPKGWHIPTDAEWITLIDFLGGLSIAGGKMKESGLKHWESPNTGATDEYGFTALPGGYRFSGIFTLIKWKGYWWSSTEYNTDKAWYMIILNNYANIYKNVDWKRSGLSVRCIKD, from the coding sequence ATGAGACATATAAAGGGAATGTTAATTGTACTTTGCTTTATTGTGATAGGAAATTCATTAATTAAAGCACAAACTGAGCAATCAGTTAAAGATTTTGATGGTAATGTTTACAAAACTGTAAAAATCGGAAATCAAACATGGATGACTGAGAACTTAAAAACCACTCATTTCAACGATGGTACAGCAATACCTTATGTGACCGATAATACGGACTGGGTCTATTTAACTACACCTGGTTATTGCTGGTATGAAAACAATCCCAATAGCAACAAAAACACTTATGGCGCACTTTACAACTGGTGGGCTGTAAAATCAGACAAACTTTGTCCAAAAGGCTGGCATATACCCACAGATGCTGAGTGGATTACCTTAATAGATTTTTTAGGAGGATTAAGTATTGCCGGTGGAAAGATGAAAGAAAGTGGTTTAAAACATTGGGAAAGTCCTAATACCGGAGCTACTGATGAATACGGATTTACAGCACTTCCAGGAGGTTACCGATTTAGTGGCATCTTCACCCTCATTAAATGGAAGGGCTACTGGTGGAGTTCTACTGAATACAATACAGACAAAGCATGGTACATGATCATTCTCAATAATTACGCCAATATATACAAAAATGTCGACTGGAAGAGAAGTGGATTATCTGTACGTTGTATTAAGGATTAA
- a CDS encoding T9SS type A sorting domain-containing protein — translation MRTKIFLFVVATFLTIHVFCQTVTDIDGNVYNKVIIGTQVWLGSNLKTITFNDGSPIPNVTVDSVWINLTTPAYSYYNNDSTTFNATYGGLYNWYAVTTYKICPTGWHVPTDADWVTLIGYLGGESVAGTKLREAGTSHWMSPNYATNESEFTALPGGFREFAGGEFVGINYEADFWTSTIAYPTTAWGYNILYFTATVYRVSHSWTNGLSIRCVCDTLTSNINDYELIKEIDIYPNPAVDKITIDAVGKQNQNFYIYSIDGKLILQGVLYNNKQELDISTLKKGMYIIIFSCNDRTLQKKIIKE, via the coding sequence ATGAGAACAAAAATCTTTCTATTTGTAGTAGCAACATTCCTGACAATTCATGTTTTTTGTCAGACGGTAACAGACATTGATGGTAATGTTTACAACAAAGTTATTATAGGCACACAGGTTTGGTTAGGTTCAAACCTCAAGACAATAACATTCAACGATGGGTCTCCAATACCAAATGTTACAGTTGATTCCGTTTGGATTAATCTTACAACACCTGCATATTCATATTATAACAATGATTCTACGACATTTAATGCCACGTATGGTGGATTATACAACTGGTATGCTGTAACTACCTATAAAATTTGTCCGACAGGCTGGCATGTACCAACCGATGCTGACTGGGTTACGCTTATTGGATATCTAGGTGGCGAAAGTGTAGCTGGCACAAAATTAAGAGAAGCTGGCACATCCCATTGGATGAGCCCAAACTATGCAACAAATGAAAGCGAATTTACTGCATTACCCGGTGGTTTTCGTGAATTTGCAGGAGGTGAATTCGTTGGAATTAATTATGAAGCTGATTTCTGGACATCAACTATAGCGTATCCAACTACTGCTTGGGGTTACAATATATTGTACTTTACAGCAACTGTATATAGAGTATCTCATAGTTGGACTAATGGTTTAAGCATTAGATGTGTTTGTGATACTCTGACAAGCAATATAAATGATTATGAACTTATTAAAGAAATAGACATATATCCAAATCCAGCTGTTGATAAAATTACAATTGACGCTGTTGGTAAACAAAACCAAAACTTTTATATTTATAGTATTGATGGAAAACTAATACTTCAAGGCGTTTTATACAATAATAAGCAAGAATTAGACATTAGCACTTTGAAGAAAGGCATGTACATTATTATATTTTCATGTAATGACAGGACATTGCAGAAAAAGATAATAAAAGAATAA